The Salarias fasciatus chromosome 11, fSalaFa1.1, whole genome shotgun sequence genomic interval TAcatcagcaaaacaaacagggGTCCACAGTTAGAGGATTTAAAGGAATGAGTGTCGATGAAGTCAAACACATAGCCATTAATCTAGACATTCATCAAAACAATTACCTTAAATGTGTTTCACCGCGTTATTAGTGAggttttcttttagttttttttgccACGTACAGTACAGTCATACTCACTGAATGTTAAGGCTTCAGTTCAATACAGGACGAAAAACTGACAAATTGCTAAAACAAAGGTTTGTCAGGCATGAAGTCAAAACATTACAAATATATACAGTTTTTCAAAGTATTAGAAGATAAGCTATTATCAATCTGAAGTAATATTTTATCTACTCGGCacatcagtaaaaaaaaatcatacaacaTAATTTTACAATGTAGTAAATGTCCACAAACTACAGGTTTTAAGGGCTGCCTATATTTTCTGTGAGAAAATTGCCAAACCAAATCCACTTCATGATGACAACCAGGTATTTTAAATGGCAATCCAAAAACTCCGGGGGCCGTCTAGCagaaaaacattacagtgtATGTATGTCATGATACAGTACAATAATGATCCAgaagcaaaaaggaaaagagagaatTTCCAAAAATGGAGTTGAAACAGTGAATCTTCTATATTTGTAGATTAATACTTCATAATGCCTTGTTTTATTCCTATTACAACACTTCAGGAGGTTAGCCATTTCACCAGTGACTATAATTGCACACAATTGGAGCATTCCATAGATATTTTAAGCTTGAAACCTGAACCTATCAGGGTTTCCTGATATTTTAAACATCACTGGAGTGATCCTGATCCCTGCTGCCTCCTGAAGGCTCTGTGCACAGGAGCGAGGCAGGTGagggcttctcacctgtgcACACTGCCTGGGTGGGTTCAAGCTCACCTGACTTCCCTGGAAACAGATCAGATGTACATAATCAGTGACTGTGAAGGCACCttgtctcctgtctctgctctctccctTCTTGTGAGGAGCCCTGGCCTGGAACTGCCGCCCAGCTGGTGTCTCTGTCTTGTCCTGCAGAGGGTCAAGTGAAGCAGCCTTGAACcctaaagcagcagcagctcctcctcctcctcctcctcctcctcctcctcctcctcctcctcctcctccagcagcagcagccacgcCCCACGCCGCGTTCAGCACATCTGGCTGGTTTTTGGAGGCGTTTCCAGATGTGATCAGGTCTCCTATGAACTGGTGCATGTCCATCCAGGAGCACTGAGCATGCTGCAGAGGGAAGAGCACAGGGATCCGAAAACACGAAAATACATAAACCCTTCATGAAACAGACAGGTGTAACGTTACGTTTCAGCAAAAGAGCAGGAAAAAGTATCTCACAATATCAGCAgtcctgtctctgtccatgGGTCCAAACAGACGGAGCGGCTGGACACGGACAAGCGATTCGGGTTTTATCCCGCTCAGACGGAgtcacagcagagaggaaaacacaaaactaacAAATAAAAGACAAAGATTGTCTTCGCATCATAGCCCCTCTACTCTGTGCCCCTCCATGAAGCCCACCTACAACATCCTGTCCCCACGTGTTACACTTCCGGGTCCGCGGGACGCACGTGACGGGAGTTGtagtctttcttcttcttttatttttttttattttttatattttatatctCTAGCTTTTTCACAGATCAAATTCTCTCAAAAATGttcattgtaatgtttttattttttatttttttttttttaggattctGCTCATCCTACAAATGCGGGTCCCTCACAAACGTGATGAATGAACTCCATTAAGAATTAATAtaatttttaatcaatgtattAGTTTATTTGTCAGAGGTGATCTTCCGGGTGATCGCTTACATTTCcgtaaaatttgatttgattttcaacaaaaataaataaataaaatgtttctaatGTTAGTGTTAAAACTACAAGGTGAGTGGATTTGGATTTTTCACTAAAACCACAAAGAATATACAACATATAAAGATACatagtaaaaattaaaaaacaacataaacagcaacaattacaaaaaaaaactaatatgaATAAAATTGCTTCGAATATGTTCAAAAATACTAAACAGCTTAAATTTATAAAGGAGATTAAACCACTAAAATAAGAAGGAAAACTGATCAAAGGAATCCACAGAGCTGAAATGGCTAAATCTTCAAAAATTgcttgaagaaaaagaaggcgAAATCAGTAAAGCACAATAAGGAGAACTCAAAAATGGAATTAAACATTTACCATATTCAATTATTATGATTTCTCAAATACAACATAAGTGACTGTTTTTGTATAGCAAAACCAAGACTTTGAGTCTAGTTATTGTCATTTCTAcggttaaatgtgttttgagaCTAAGGCCAATATGACCAAGTCCAGTTCACCCAGGTACTTTCACATATTACAAGGAACTCCCACTCACATTTTCTGCAAAGAAAACTCTACTTAGATCAACTAAAACCGAGTcggttgcaaaaaaaaatgaataaataaaaaaaaaataaaataaaaaaatctctctctctctatatatatatatatatatatatatatatatatatatatatatatatatatatatatatttacaggCAGTATTAATTTAGCACCAACATTTTTctataaaaacctttaaaattgagtttttacacacaaacatgacgctaatgttaatgtgaaaataaaccaCATGACGACAATTTCATAACAGAATGTTTCGCTgaggaaaatgtttatttgcctttagaaaaacatcaaaacatacTTGTACAGTAGGAATGTCAGGGGGACATGATATACTGTTCCATACCAACAAGTATCTAACAAATTCCCAAAGGTCGACTCAAAACATCGTGGCCCAGAGAGTGCTTTAATTCAATgaccatgaagaaaaaaaaaaaatctttcctcAATAAATAAGGCCAAACTAATAACATAGTTCCAATATTTTTAAGACCTGTGGATTGAAACTGTATGATTTAAATGATGATATATTATTTTCCATTCGTCTCATTTATAACAACGAGCTTAGGAGGTCTCAGAAATACTGCTTGATATTTACTCTCTTTAAACCTGCCACGGTTCTATACTATCACAGAACAAACCAAAGACATTCTGCTTgcagaaaggattttttttttttttttttttttttgtgtccacTATAGGTTTTCCTTACTCTACCACTGGTTTCCACTAAATCTCACACTGCATCTAAGATGCGAAGACAATTCGTGTTGAGCACCGCTTCCATTAAGCCCCAGAAACTCTGATAAGATCATAAACAGTGCAAAAGAACttaaataaaactcaaactGAACTTTGGAATGTGCCATTATATGATAggtgaaacagaacaaaacagaaaacgtcATGGTTCTTTGTGACTGCTTCAAGTacatacacacaaagaaaaatacgAGTGGGGAATGGGAGCCTCGtgctatttattttttcaatcctCAAAGGTCTGCCTCTTTCTTAATTCTTTTGGCGGGTCCCCAGTCTCCCAGTACACTGGATTCATATGGGCCAGGCTTCTGAGGCTCTTCTTTAATATGCATCActgatggaggaggctctgtttTCACATTCGGAGCGGAGGCCACCTTGGGCTCCACTTCACACTCAGTAACTTCTGAAAGCTTcatttcttccagctcttctttGACAGGAGGAAGACTTTTTTGAGGACCTTTTGTTGATAAATCCAGAGGCGTATCCGGACACTCGCTGTTACCGCTCGGTAAAAAGTCCAGTGGAGTGTTCACAGGCATCCCAAAAGCAGCATTCACTCCTGCATGACTGCCGGCAGGAACCGCTGAGAGAGACGTCTGAGTCAGAGTTTGCATAGCTGGAAGGGCGAGCATCTGAGGGGTTCCAGATGTGAGAGGTAACTCCGCGGTCTGCACTGGGCAGACTGGAAGGAACACGACCAGATTCATACCGGGAGGTGGCTGTTTGTCCAAGGTGAGCTTCCACAGTCCATCTTTTGAAGAGGAGGCACCAGAAGCCCCATTTTTAGCAGGATGACGACTGCTGGAACGCTTTCGCGGCGCAGCAGGCTTGTGCACCGTTGGAGCAGGCTCACTGGAAGTCGCAGAAGTCTTGTCAGACACCGCCGCAGGTGTGGTGACTGTGCTTACTGCTTCCGATGTCTCTGACTTTGCATCGAGCTTTTTAGCCTCTGGCAAGGAGCTCTTTGAGGCCTGGTGTTTCTTCAAAGCACTCTAGAAAGACAACAGCAGACATCGACAGTTCATTAAGAtgcaaaacagaacaaacagtaGAAAAACAACATGCTTCAGAAAACAAGTGAGAACAGGATTAAATCTTGCATATAGAAAACAATTACTCCCATTCCCCAAACTCACCGCAGGAGGAGGTTTTCCGCAAGTCTTGAGGTGACTGTCGTAGTTCTGCTGGTGGGGGAATCCCAGTCCGCAGCTCTTACACAGGCAGGGCGACTTCCCGGCGTGGCCGCCCATGTGAGACATCAACAGCAAGGCCGACCTGAATCCCTTCCAGCACTCGGCGCATTTCAGCACCCTCTGGTGAGCCCCGGCAtgtttcttcagctcctctgacgAGTCGAACCTCTGGCCGCACTCCAGGCACCTGATCTCGTCCGACTTGGTGCTGTGCTCCCGATTCCCCCAGCACCCCGTGTCCTTCTTGTGCTTCTCGAAATCCTCCTGCTTGTGAAACTCGCGCAGACACGCCACGCAGTGAATCCGCCACGGCTGGCAGTCGTGCTGCTGGTACAGCCTGGCCAGGCGGAAGTGGCGCCGGCACCGGATGCACGTGTACGGCAGCAGGCCGAGGTGGGAGAAGCTGTGCTTCAGAAGGGCGTTCTTCCTGGGGAACACCAGCGTGCAGTCCGTGCATTTAAAAGTGGTGTTGCACCTCGTCTTGCGATGCTGCAGGAAAGACTTTCGAGAGAAGAACCCGCGGTGACACAGGTGACAAGTAAACCGGAACGTGCGTCTGTGCGTCCGCACGTGCTTCTGACAGTCGCTCAGGCACGCAAAGAGGCGCTTGCACAGGTCACACTCGAAAAACTGTTTCTCAAGGTGGGTTGTTGACATGTGGGACTTCAAATCCCCGTCTGAAGAGAAGTGTTTTAAACAGATGCGGCAGGGGTGAGCTCCTGCCTTGGTTTTGGCGTGCGTGCGCAGGTGGGCGCGGTAGCTGTGCACCTGGCAGAAACGCTTCCCGCACTCTGCACAGATGTAGGGGCGCGCTCCGGTGTGCAGGTTCATGTGGTCCTTGAATTGCACTTTGGAGGACAGCTGGGTTTGACAGATGCTGCAGAGGTAGTTGCGGGAGCGATTCAATACTGTAGAAAACATAAGAAAATTCTGTTGGAAGCCAATCTTATTTTAAAGAGCAGGTCAAGAAATTCAAGAAcaataaatgagaaaatacTAGCAGCAGGCCTGTAACTCTGATCCTGGAGGTTCCCTGACCTACATGTTGGTGAAGACGTCACCATTAGATTATGCTGTGCTACAGAAGGGAagcatctaaaacatgcaggatatcCATGAAGTCCCTTATCACTGGCACTCAGCTGTTCAGTCGATAAGAAGATCGTGCAAATTGCATGGAAGTCTGACTTAACAATGACTTCTGTTCTTTAACtcacaaacaaatgcacaacGGCATCAGTATGACAAATCTGGCTGTTCTAACAGCTGCCTTGGGCTAAATTCAATGTTTTTGACATCACAACGTGAAAACCACAACACTTAAAATGTCAAATCTAAAATGTGCTATCTGCTGTAGGACACATGTGGGTCATTTCGGAGCTTTTGGCAGCTCCAGGGTCAGTTTCAGCTCaccaatccatcacagggcaaacacacacgaaaggaacatgcaaactccacacagaaaggcctggtcGGTATTTGAACCGGTGACCTTCTCAATGTGCGACAAGAGGGCTGAACACTGGGCCAACGTCGCCCCAAAACGCAAAGAGTCTAATTCAGACAAACAATTTTAAATGTCTATTTCGACCTGCTGACTAAACATCGTGGATGTGGAAATACGTATTAAATCAATTTAGGGAACATTAGTCATACCACTGCTGGGAAccccttcctcttctcctgccgcttcttcctcttcgtcgttatcatcctcctcctcctcctcctcctcttcttcctcctcctcctcctcctcttcctcttctgacaCTTGGCTGTCATCTGACTCGATGAGCTCGTCCTCCCGGAGGTCCACCCGTTCCCCTCCAGCCACTCTCAtgtcagctgcttcctgttggcAGTCTGTAGTTTCACTTCCAGCAGCCTGATGGTTAACCAGAAGCAAGTCAACACATTCTCCACCTGGCAGACCCGGTGCAGGGATCACCTGTGCACCCAGTGGCTGGGGAGACGGCACAGACTCGTCTGTGGTATTCGAGGTGTGTCTGGCCACACCTGTCTCTTTCTCATGTTGGTTTATTTCAGGTCTTTGTTTGTGCGTAGCGGAGAGAGATTTCACATTGGTTGGGAGTGAATCAGCAGATGCTGGGGGGCAGAGGGCCGACTGGCTCTCTGAAGTCTGCTCTGACTGGAGAATGTCTGGAAATCCCAATTCTGTCAGCTGGATGTCAATGGTGTATTCAATGGACATGGCTGCAGACTGAAGAGGagcaaaaaaacacataaaacacctTCAATCAGCATGAGAAATAAgacttttcaacatttcaacatttttcctcTGGGATTAACAATTTATTCTATGACTGcaagtgaaaaataaatgataaatattACAATGATATTAGTTTATTCTTACCTTTCATGCACCTATATGTGTGGATCAGTCCTTTGTTTAATGGTAGAGGTTTCTATCCAGGAAATGCCTTTGTTGCACACCTATGTCTCCCACCCTGCTCACctggcaggaggagctgaggctGGCACGAGGCTTCACCGGCTCCCGCCTCAACATTAACTCCTTTAGTTCCTCAAAACGTCCGAAAAGCGGTCCGTTCGACTCCCCGCAGGACAGAATAATGTCGAGGAGAATTCATCGGAGCCGCAACGAGAACAGCCGCCGAGAAACAAACCGATGTAGGACAACACAGGAAGCCAGCAGGAAACAGCGGGAGGGGAGAAGACGTCGGttccgccgcagcgccgccggaGGCCAGGAGGGGAACTGCAGCTCCAATCAGCGGCTGAGCTCATTCAAACATGATTGACATCAGTTCAGTTGTGGCCATATTTCAATTATTTTAATGGAAACAACCAACATAGTGCTGCTGCCCATTCCACAAATACATTTGCTTTACCAATGTGGCATCATTACTTTGTTTCCTTGATGATAGTTTCAACTTTCTTCCTATTGGATTAATGCCCAAAACATTGGGAAAACATAAGATAGTCACTTCGACAACTGTACTATCCTGCCGTGATTGTTAATATAGTCGACTAcacagttcatttatttgagatttttttgtCTTATGTAAGAAATCATTCCGATATCACTGCTTTTGGATTACTGTTCAGTTAAGTGTACATCTGAGGATACACAAAGTGATAACAAAAGGAGACTAAAGAGAAAAAGTGTGCTGGCATCAAGACCATGAAACCTGGTCTGTGTCCTAttctacaaataaataaactgaataaaaaaataaataaaagcaaaaatgtttttgttgctcCCATTTTTCTAGAGTAAGATGTAAGTGAGCCCCTCTCCTTTTCTGTAATAATCCATCCACCTCACAGGTGTTGAACTAAATGCCAGCCAGACGccttcctggaagctgaaaACAACCCAGTTGGAGctcagctcatgaaaaatgtgaacaaaaacaaaactgctgagTTTATATTTTTGATCAGTGTATATGCTCATTGTatacatttcaagtaaaaaactCAAGTTGTAACCCTGATCTAGAAAACAGACATCACGCAGTGATTTCttcagcagcctccctcaggatAGCatgatttattacatttttgcaGTGTCCAGACACATTGCAGTGGAGAGAGAAACAATCCAGTCAGTGAAGTACACGATATACACAGTTCGATACGGGACTCCGAGGCATTAAAGAGCAGTGAGCCCAATTCAGAAATGTCTAAGACATGAAGCATTACTTCGGTAAGTGAAAAATAAACCAGTAAAGTTTAGGATAAGAGAAATCATGATTATAGTGGATCATTCCACCCAGAAACCAACTAAATACCCCACATCACATCTGGAGCACTTAGCCAAGAGAGATTTCAGCACATCTCAATTATGTTATGTAAATTTTGCCCTCATAAAAAACTTAATTTAGAGAGTAACataattaaaatgaagtgtAAAAA includes:
- the LOC115396679 gene encoding zinc finger protein 628 isoform X2; this translates as MSIEYTIDIQLTELGFPDILQSEQTSESQSALCPPASADSLPTNVKSLSATHKQRPEINQHEKETGVARHTSNTTDESVPSPQPLGAQVIPAPGLPGGECVDLLLVNHQAAGSETTDCQQEAADMRVAGGERVDLREDELIESDDSQVSEEEEEEEEEEEEEEEEEEDDNDEEEEAAGEEEGVPSSVLNRSRNYLCSICQTQLSSKVQFKDHMNLHTGARPYICAECGKRFCQVHSYRAHLRTHAKTKAGAHPCRICLKHFSSDGDLKSHMSTTHLEKQFFECDLCKRLFACLSDCQKHVRTHRRTFRFTCHLCHRGFFSRKSFLQHRKTRCNTTFKCTDCTLVFPRKNALLKHSFSHLGLLPYTCIRCRRHFRLARLYQQHDCQPWRIHCVACLREFHKQEDFEKHKKDTGCWGNREHSTKSDEIRCLECGQRFDSSEELKKHAGAHQRVLKCAECWKGFRSALLLMSHMGGHAGKSPCLCKSCGLGFPHQQNYDSHLKTCGKPPPASALKKHQASKSSLPEAKKLDAKSETSEAVSTVTTPAAVSDKTSATSSEPAPTVHKPAAPRKRSSSRHPAKNGASGASSSKDGLWKLTLDKQPPPGMNLVVFLPVCPVQTAELPLTSGTPQMLALPAMQTLTQTSLSAVPAGSHAGVNAAFGMPVNTPLDFLPSGNSECPDTPLDLSTKGPQKSLPPVKEELEEMKLSEVTECEVEPKVASAPNVKTEPPPSVMHIKEEPQKPGPYESSVLGDWGPAKRIKKEADL
- the LOC115396679 gene encoding zinc finger protein 628 isoform X1, whose product is MLRREPVKPRASLSSSCQSAAMSIEYTIDIQLTELGFPDILQSEQTSESQSALCPPASADSLPTNVKSLSATHKQRPEINQHEKETGVARHTSNTTDESVPSPQPLGAQVIPAPGLPGGECVDLLLVNHQAAGSETTDCQQEAADMRVAGGERVDLREDELIESDDSQVSEEEEEEEEEEEEEEEEEEDDNDEEEEAAGEEEGVPSSVLNRSRNYLCSICQTQLSSKVQFKDHMNLHTGARPYICAECGKRFCQVHSYRAHLRTHAKTKAGAHPCRICLKHFSSDGDLKSHMSTTHLEKQFFECDLCKRLFACLSDCQKHVRTHRRTFRFTCHLCHRGFFSRKSFLQHRKTRCNTTFKCTDCTLVFPRKNALLKHSFSHLGLLPYTCIRCRRHFRLARLYQQHDCQPWRIHCVACLREFHKQEDFEKHKKDTGCWGNREHSTKSDEIRCLECGQRFDSSEELKKHAGAHQRVLKCAECWKGFRSALLLMSHMGGHAGKSPCLCKSCGLGFPHQQNYDSHLKTCGKPPPASALKKHQASKSSLPEAKKLDAKSETSEAVSTVTTPAAVSDKTSATSSEPAPTVHKPAAPRKRSSSRHPAKNGASGASSSKDGLWKLTLDKQPPPGMNLVVFLPVCPVQTAELPLTSGTPQMLALPAMQTLTQTSLSAVPAGSHAGVNAAFGMPVNTPLDFLPSGNSECPDTPLDLSTKGPQKSLPPVKEELEEMKLSEVTECEVEPKVASAPNVKTEPPPSVMHIKEEPQKPGPYESSVLGDWGPAKRIKKEADL